GCGAAGTCCTCGAAGATTCCGCCGTGACGCTCTTCCGTGGCTTCGGCGACTGCGACGCGAAAACGCGTGTATTCGTGGCCCTCTGCCGCGCATGCGGCATTCCGGCCCGCGAGAAGCCAGTCCGTCCTGAGCAGGACTTTCCGCATATCCTCGCGGAGGTCTTCGTGAATGGGCGATGGCAACCCGCGGA
The nucleotide sequence above comes from Polyangium spumosum. Encoded proteins:
- a CDS encoding transglutaminase-like domain-containing protein; amino-acid sequence: MAEGSKRDLLLPEVQRWAAVFRRLPMHERAAAILKFCQYAIDYVRDPKREVLEDSAVTLFRGFGDCDAKTRVFVALCRACGIPAREKPVRPEQDFPHILAEVFVNGRWQPA